Genomic window (Magnolia sinica isolate HGM2019 chromosome 6, MsV1, whole genome shotgun sequence):
TTTCCAGATAATACAGAACTTGATTTACTATGATCTGAAAGTAATCAAAATTTTGACTGTGCATGATATGCATGGTGGTAAAGTATCAAATACCTTTGGCTCAAAGAAGATAACAGGGTTTGGATCACGTATACATGCCAACAATAGTCCTTTTGCTTGTAGGGGGCTTCGAGGAATCACCATCTATAACCAAAACATTTCTCTGAAAAGCTCAGCATCCATGGATAGCATTCTTTACTCACACAGAACATATCGAAAAAATATCCAGATACGATTTTCTATTTGCAAGACACACATAAAAATGTTGGGATCATCTAATACTGATAGAGAAGATTGGGGCATGGCCTAACCCATGATGGGACCACTAGAAGAATGGCTTAGATTACcaaaaggtaggtcccacatgtacCATTGTTGGGTAAGCACTATAACCACCATTTCCTTCAAACAAGAACCATATAATACCTCCAAAGTTGAATCTTTGAGAAAGTTCCAAGTTAATATGAGATTTTTTCAACATTTGTTGCAGACACTGTGCAAGACATTTCTTTATCTTGAAATTCAATAACACCCACAACTCTTCTATATCTACTCATCTATTTTGAGCGGTTGATAAAAGGTGAACAGATCCCTATTATAATTTTCCATTTGCAAGTCACACACCAGATTGCTGGGATCATCTGATAGAGAGGATTGGGGCATGGGCTATACGATGATGGGGCCACCTGACGAATACTTAGATTAATGAAAGGTAGGTCTTACCTGTTCCATTGCTGGGTAAGAACTAAAAACACcatttcttttattaagaaccatATCCCAAAGTGAGTCAACTCACTGTGTACGTTCCAAGTTAATGAGCAGGTCTCAACATTCATTGCAGATTCAAGATGTTCTTTGCCTTGGTATTCAACAACACCTCAAAATGTTTTGCAAGTCCTCTATGTCTACACATATTTTGAGACATTCAAACCTGAGCGGGCATAAAATGTAGAAGAAATGGAAATTCACCTTGAGCCCTGGAACATGGCAGAAGAAAGCCTCTGGTGATTGTGAATGATAATGCCCACCATGCCCAATAGCTCCATAAGGAGCTCGTATTGTCAAACCTGACAAGATCACAAGGAATTTCAACGCAGGAATATGCATTAAAAAGATcaattcataaataaataaataaaactataaataaaCTGCACCTCCGCAATTGAATTGATTCCCACTTCGGTATCTTAACTTAGCTGCTTCATTGACAATCTACAAAGTAGAAACTCTGTCATTTAGatataaaacaaaaaacaacTCGAAGGATTGTAGTGTGAAAAGTGACATGGTTTACAACCTCCATCCCTAATgcggaggcattttcacaccgggctcgagtggggtggcctatgggatgcaggggcacactcagggtgggtggcctgcaaaacccatggatttggggcccacgacgAGGGTTCGGCCAAGaatttaaaccatggatttggggcttgggatatgagataaagtgattaattcaccatgctctattcgttcgagcttttagagcaagtggttaattgtcctgcatcaatcccCTTTGAAGATTATTAAGTGGGACACCAAGCTTTTCCAAACATAGTCCTATAGCAATGTGGAAGGGTTTTGAGGCTTGTGAGGACCACTTCATGGGTTTTTCTCAAGACTAAGTTCTCCACCTATGAAGTACATTTGAGAACACTTGTAGGCGCTGAAAAAATGCCAGTAGCTGGTGCAGCCATCCAGGCATCTAGAGCAGGTCAGCCCTCATGCAAAGTCCAACACTACTAGTGCCGGACACCAGATATGATATTCTCGCCAGCAGTGGCCCCCAGCATTGCACCAAACACCAATGCCAATGTTCTCGCCAGCATTGGCCCCCCAATACTTCAGACCTTGTTGTGTGTTTCACAAGAGGCTGAGCTACCCCATGATGCCTATAAGTTTGGTCACCAACTTTGTGGGTGCAAGTAGACATTCGCGACACCCTTCCTTGATCGAGTAGCAGGGTGCTTTCACCTTGCATTGCTCTAAGCAGCGCTCTGTAAGCATTGCACCCCAGAAGGGTGCTTTGATGCTGCACTGCTCTAAGTAGCACTCTACCAGTGTTACGCCCAACAAGCTACTCTCACCCTGCACTATTGTGGCAAGTGCTAGACTAGTGTTGCATGTGATCTCGAAGTATGACTGTGGAAATATCAtgcttttttattttgaaaggtgCCAATTTCATGCTTATGTTGATAGTGTGTTTTCCGGTGTTCACGTTAATCTTTGTTGTAAATTTCTACTTCAAAATCATGAACATGATGCAGTCGAGGCTGACTTTGCAGCAAATTGTGACAAGAAAGCTGATACAAGTTGATACAAGTCTAGGGATTTAACCAAACTCATATTTCTTATTAATTGTGACAAGAAAGCTGATACAAGTTGGAAATGCTGAACATGTTTTTTCTAATCCGCATTGCAAAATAGTCAAAAGTATCAGAACATAAATCTAATCGGCTTTATTGCTTCTAACCATAAACTGTTGTTGCTTCAAGAATGTGATGATTTTTCAACATTCAGTTTCTAAAATTTCTGCCCATAGATATTCAACTGTCTCTCCTGCTCCTACATCCAATTAATGTGTTACATATGTACATATGCACATATGCACAAAAAGCAAGATTCGGATTCAGATTCCCAGGGAAATTTTTTTAACACAAAGAACAAGAGTAGAAAACCACTGCAAGGCATCCAAGAATGAGTTCCTGAATTGAAGTAGGGGAAAAAAGGGATCACAGCTGCAAaaggattttaaacatgatagCAAACATGCCTGATCAAAGGCAGGGAAAATGTAATCTGCAAACTGAATTTCCGCAATAATTCGATTCCCCTATTGtggaccaaaaaaaataaaaaaaaatccatagtTAAAAAAAGAATGTTTGAAAGCTTTGAACCATTCAGAAAATACCAGAGTTGCATTACAGGAACACAAAAAGCAAAACATGAAAGTAGAACATTTATAGGATGTGGGAGAATTAAAATTCACAATCTCACCATGGCAGCCAAACCAATGCCAAATCCAACAATTCCCTGTGTAAAGATATGTTAGCATTTACAAATAAaagaaactttaaaaaaaaaaaaaatcttgacaTTCCTTAAATGCACTGTCCTATAAAAAACAATTTTTagaactgaaaataaaataaaataaagataggagttctttttttttttttttttttttacgcacgcacacacactcacaccgtagtggaatttcaccacctatgggtactcgaacccttgacccagtgttgaaactcctgagagtcaaccaccggagcaagagtaaggacccataaaGATAGGAGTTCTTATTAGAACATAAGGAACAGGTAAGTTCATGGTACATATTTTGGCTATTGTACGTAGCCCACATTGCTAACACTCCATATATCCTGTCCATTATGATTTTCTGTATTACAGGTGCATTTGATTGACCATGAAATTTCATTAGTCTGTCTAATTTGATGcacaatttcatgatatttcatggaaCCAAAGGCcccctaattttttattttattttaaagaatgaAAAAACTAGCTAGCTCATTTGCCAAGAAAAGTATCATAACAAATTATAGGTCCTGAGATGatttatttgaaatttgaattccCTCGCCTTGTACAATGTAGGTttattgcatttattttttaacctAATTCCTTACCAAGCCATCAATCCCATGTTATAGAATTAGACAAAATCCCTCCATAATCTTTCAAGGATTTAGCTAATGTCCCCAAACCTTTTGAATGACATGTGGGATGCCCAATCGTCAATTTGAACTGTCCATTCTTTCATTCAACTAGAGACaatccatggtgcaaaaatcacaccaaccAATAGATCATAAGCATCTGATCGCATGAAAAATGGAAAGTAAAGATTGAGCAGATAAATGAAATATAGGTATAATAAAAAATTTGGACAACCTATCAGACAGATCCCACTTtgcattgcttatgattccaaagtagcactcTGGTTTGATACGTGTAACCATGCAATTTATGGCTTGAAAGGATCAGAAGGTTGTAACTAATTGGCCTCATTCAtggggttaggatcatccaatcagtgtgattcttgcaccatggctttctccaaatggtactattgaatgaactgtCCGGATTGATAATTGGGTGTCCCATGTGTCATTCAAAAGCTTTGGGGATGTTGCTAACGTCCTCACCTTCATGGGGACGTTAGCAAAACCCATCTTTAAATCTCACCTAGTATGCTACATCGCATGGAAAATACATGTACCTGTTCGCATAGGGGTGTATTGAAAACCCTGGATTTGCCAAATTTATCAGCCAATCCTGTTGTGCAACGGAAGATACCACCAAAACTCACATCCTCTCCAAATAAATAAGCACTGCAGAAAAGCAAACGGCTATAAGAAAAAATGTGAAGTTCCATGTACATTTCACTAATAAGAACAAATCAGCAGGAGAAAAGACCCCATTTATGTTATACTCTACCAACAAGTCCTCATCAACCACAATTTTGATCAATATACTTCATTTGACTCAACATCATCTACCCCCAAATTAGTAAAAATCTTGATTCAGGACCAAAATCCACCGTAATTTGAATATTCATCTTCATACACTCAGGAAGCAAATAATGTTAATTAGATTCAGATAGATATTAGAATATTTGATTCAGTTTATCTTTTATGTTTGGCATCACCTCTTAAAAATAAGAGAGTGGAGAAGCAGCTAAACAAGAAAGAGAAGAATTTatataagtcacttatctatGGAGGTTTGCCCCTTGCAATAAATATTTCTTGAGTCCTCATCAGAAACATTgaaaaacataataaaaaaataaagctcAGTGAATTCAATCTTGGATTCAAATTTACAAAACTCTACACAAGAATTGAAGAATGCATGATACAGTGTTCTTCAAAACATAGAAAAAGACAAAAACCAAATAAATAGAATCCCAATGAAAATTCAATTTTACAAAACTCTACAAACAAATCAAAGAAATGAAGATAGGGGTATGGGGTCTGGGCTTACTCGCCTGGCCTAGTATATTATCCCACGTGTGTATTTTCCCCTTTTACGATAGGTCTTGGCCTGGGCTTACTAGCTTGGCCTTGATCCGAAAGGCTTGTAAAGGTTCGTTTTAATGAAATATACTCCCCATACATTTGGggcttctttaaaaaaaaaaaagaaaaaaaaaagataggggTATTCTTTGAAATATCAAAAAAGACAAATCACACAACCCAAAATAACTAGAATTCCATTAAAACGCCTTTGAACTTGAATACGGCGTATCCATATCAAATTTACAAAAATCAACAAACAAATCAAAGAAAGCAAGATATGGGTTATTCTTCAAAGCATAGAAAAAGACAAAAACCAAATAAACGGAAATCCAGTGAAAATTCAAATTTACAAAGCTCTACAAAGAAAAAACAACTTGCGTATTCTTCGAAACATAGAAACAGTTACAATCCAAACAAACAAAATTCCATCAAAACGCTGCTGAACTTGGATTCGGCGTATCCATATCAAATTTGGAGAACCTACAAACAAAACAAAGAGAGCAAGATATGGATGTTCTTCAACGCATAAAATAAGAAACAAACCAAATAAATAGAATTCCAATGAAAATTCCAATTTACAGTACTCTACaaacaaattgaagaaaatgggcATTCTTTGAAAGAAACATACAAACCAAAATAAACATAATTCCATTAAAACTAAAAGACAACCCGGATGGGTGGGCCTACACGATCGTGGGACCTTCGCAAAAGCCGAAGATGAATGGTACACGTTCAGTGGTCTACCTAATCACCATGAGAACAAAGAGGTCTGATCACCCCTTTGATTCTAAGGTTAAGATGGCCCCGAATTACAATCAATGGCTTGGTCGCATAAGGGATGGCCCAAATAGACATAATCTATGGATATACTACCTCTTTAATTTTCTCTTTCTAATAACTAACAACTTTTTATGGGATTAATGAGAGAACCCTCCCTCTTTTATAAAGAATGGTCGAGGAGTTTGAATGAGTCTAGAAGTTATCTGGTCTCATCCTATCTCAATCTCAAACTGCAAAGAGAAATCAGAAAGGATAAAAGGAGGGAAACTTGTGTGAAACCTACCTACTTTTGCGAAGGTCTGACCTATTAAGGGCATTTCGACATTGTACACTAAAGTagtgacactcaatctcatcTTCCTATACAGAAGATGAGAATAACTAAGAACACAAAGCTACCTACGAGACTGGTTGCTTGTAttttgcaatgattagatcgaatcaaagcaatctatagGTAAAAGGTCAAATATTAGGCATATGCCAGGTCTACAATATGCAAGTCATCTCACATGAGGCATGACTCGTCTCATATCCTCACAGCTTAACATTTATTCAATCCATAACATTGACCACATAAAGAGCAATGGAGCAATTACATTATTCAAGTAGATTAATCTCATTTTcaatcttttaagattgaagGCGAAATCGACTTACTCAGATCCTCATGTACTATTTTTCATAATAAAAGGCGGTCCACACCTCAATATATGAATATCATCCCAACCATACCTCTCTTGTaaattcaaggttggtcaacctgtGTGAATGGCTAACCGGACTTCCGACAAAGGTAGAGGTCCTACATGATCTTAaggaaaatgttgatgatttacacGCCTAGTCAGTAGTAGTGCtcaatactgaataaaaggaATGATACAATGATATCACCCAAGCTCTCCTCAATTTCATCCGTTTGACATGAACctaaaatagatctctagctatagagtTTGTGATACAATCTGATCTAGGCCCACTATCTATGAGCTAGGCCCAAGCCCATTAAGCCCAAGTCCAACAATTAGCCCATTAATGAGGCCCAAACCTCCTATTTAAGTAGCTAGCTTATTTAGGTAATTAACTAGCATAATCAATTAGCTAGCTATGAACAATCCATTATTATTGCATCCTCATCTCTTTTTATCTTATTTCCATATTTGTAATAAGTTATTAGTTGTCAATGACATTATGTGTTTTCCTTATATAAGGGCCTTGGATGAGTAGTAGAAGCACACCTTTGGAATTGAATTAAATTTCTGCAATTGTTCTCTCTATTTGTTTGAGTTTTCGTGCTTACATTGAAGGTGCCTACGCTTGGGCGGATCCTTCACATTAGTCGATTGCGCCAGtttagtatcagagcgggtccCAACGGCTGGGTTAAAGTCCTAGATCAACAACAATCTCGATATTATTGTTTCCAGATTCTTTAATCATAACATTTTgtatcttttcctttattttcttcattgcaTCCATCCCTCCTACCctcattcacttttttttttcccctttcttttaCAAAGCCTGAAAGTCCAACTGACAAGGGGAGACTCTGCCAGAATTTTTGCAGTCATATACACCCATTCCAACCCATTAAAACCCCAAAATCAGCCCTAATCTAGCCCAttaaaacccaaaaatcagccttccTTATCCCATTAAAACCCCAAAATCAGCCCCATTCCAACCCATTAAAACCCCCCAAAATTAGCCATGTTCTAACCCATTAAAACTCCAAAAAGCAGCCCTATTCTAAGCCATTAAAGCCTCCAAATAAGCCCCATTAAAATCCCCCAAATCAGCCCGTTCCATCCCATTGaagcccaaaagaagaagaataagaagaagaaagaaagaaagaaagaaaaaaaaa
Coding sequences:
- the LOC131249257 gene encoding 2-oxoisovalerate dehydrogenase subunit beta 1, mitochondrial isoform X6, encoding MELCLFCAYLFGEDVSFGGIFRCTTGLADKFGKSRVFNTPLCEQGIVGFGIGLAAMGNRIIAEIQFADYIFPAFDQIVNEAAKLRYRSGNQFNCGGLTIRAPYGAIGHGGHYHSQSPEAFFCHVPGLKMVIPRSPLQAKGLLLACIRDPNPVIFFEPKRLYQLAVEEVPEHDYMLPLSQAEVIREGNDITLVGWGALLAVMEQACADAAKDGISCELIDLRTLSPWDKETVESSVRKTGRLLVSHEAPLTGGFGAEIAASIAERCFLKLEAPVARICGLDTPFPYALEPFYMPTKNKILDGIKATVNY